One part of the Arabidopsis thaliana chromosome 4, partial sequence genome encodes these proteins:
- a CDS encoding alpha/beta-Hydrolases superfamily protein (alpha/beta-Hydrolases superfamily protein; FUNCTIONS IN: hydrolase activity; LOCATED IN: cellular_component unknown; EXPRESSED IN: 24 plant structures; EXPRESSED DURING: 15 growth stages; CONTAINS InterPro DOMAIN/s: Phospholipase/carboxylesterase (InterPro:IPR003140); BEST Arabidopsis thaliana protein match is: alpha/beta-Hydrolases superfamily protein (TAIR:AT2G24320.1); Has 35333 Blast hits to 34131 proteins in 2444 species: Archae - 798; Bacteria - 22429; Metazoa - 974; Fungi - 991; Plants - 531; Viruses - 0; Other Eukaryotes - 9610 (source: NCBI BLink).), whose product MGNVTSNVAAKFAFFPPEPATYGVTKDDETGKLVFAGVSADKNVEVHQLTTKSGNKVVATFWRHPFARFTLLYSHGNAADLGQMVELFIELRAHLRVNIMSYDYSGYGASTGKPSEFNTYYDIEAVYSCLRSDYGIKQEEIILYGQSVGSGPTLHMASRLKRLRGVVLHSAILSGIRVLYPVKMTLWFDIFKNIDKIRHVNSQVLVIHGTNDEIVDLSHGKRLWELAKEKYDPLWVKGGGHCNLETYPEYIKHLKKFVNAMEKLSLTNPPPKQLTNEPSITETKHNRCLKFGKR is encoded by the exons ATGGGTAATGTGACGTCAAATGTGGCGGCCAAGTTCGCATTCTTCCCGCCGGAGCCAGCAACATACGGCGTAACGAAGGATGACGAGACCGGGAAGCTGGTCTTCGCCGGAGTGTCGGCTGACAAGAACGTGGAAGTCCACCAACTCACCACAAAGTCCGGCAACAAAGTTGTTGCCACGTTTTGGAGACACCCTTTTGCGAGATTCACGCTTCTCTATTCCCATGGCAATGCCGCTGATCTTGGCCAAATGGTCGAGCTATTCATCGAACTCCGTGCTCATCTCCGCGTCAACATCATGAG TTATGATTATTCAGGATATGGAGCTTCAACAGGAAAG CCGTCTGAATTCAACACGTATTATGACATAGAGGCAGTGTACAGTTGCTTGCGGAGCGATTATGGGATCAAGCAAGAGGAGATAATTCTGTACGGTCAGTCTGTAGGAAGCGGTCCAACGTTGCACATGGCTTCTCGGTTGAAGAGGCTTAGAGGAGTTGTTCTTCACAGCGCCATTCTCTCTGGAATCAGAGTCTTGTATCCTGTCAAAATGACTCTCTGGTTCGATATATTCAAA AACATAGACAAGATTCGCCATGTCAACTCACAAGTCCTTGTCATACAT GGCACAAATGACGAGATTGTTGATTTGTCTCACGGGAAACGACTGTGGGAGCTGGCGAAGGAGAAGTATGATCCGTTATGGGTGAAGGGAGGAGGGCATTGCAACCTCGAGACTTACCCTGAGTACATCAAGCACCTCAAAAAGTTCGTAAATGCAATGGAGAAACTCTCTCTAACCAATCCACCACCCAAACAACTAACTAATGAGCCCAGTATCACCGAGACTAAGCACAATCGGTGCTTGAAATTCGGGAAACGGTAG
- a CDS encoding Putative membrane lipoprotein (Putative membrane lipoprotein; Has 2 Blast hits to 2 proteins in 1 species: Archae - 0; Bacteria - 0; Metazoa - 0; Fungi - 0; Plants - 2; Viruses - 0; Other Eukaryotes - 0 (source: NCBI BLink).), protein MYTINKPTKEALSDMGFGPWNLGFGCMFTCEIVVIFFTTSKRIS, encoded by the exons ATGTACACAATAAACAAACCTACAAAAGAAGCCCTTTCGGATATGGGCTTTGGGCCTTGGAATTTGGGCTTTGGGTGTATGTTTACTTGTGAAATAGTAGTAATCTTCTTTACG ACCTCTAAGCGGATCAGTTAG
- a CDS encoding PPR superfamily protein yields MRWVKLGRRVIMSRALSSRLNLELGNKLKGLVSDQFYDEALRLYKLKIHSLGTNGFTAILPSVIKACAFQQEPFLLGAQLHCLCLKAGADCDTVVSNSLISMYAKFSRKYAVRKVFDEMLHRDTVSYCSIINSCCQDGLLYEAMKLIKEMYFYGFIPKSELVASLLALCTRMGSSSKVARMFHALVLVDERMQESVLLSTALVDMYLKFDDHAAAFHVFDQMEVKNEVSWTAMISGCVANQNYEMGVDLFRAMQRENLRPNRVTLLSVLPACVELNYGSSLVKEIHGFSFRHGCHADERLTAAFMTMYCRCGNVSLSRVLFETSKVRDVVMWSSMISGYAETGDCSEVMNLLNQMRKEGIEANSVTLLAIVSACTNSTLLSFASTVHSQILKCGFMSHILLGNALIDMYAKCGSLSAAREVFYELTEKDLVSWSSMINAYGLHGHGSEALEIFKGMIKGGHEVDDMAFLAILSACNHAGLVEEAQTIFTQAGKYHMPVTLEHYACYINLLGRFGKIDDAFEVTINMPMKPSARIWSSLLSACETHGRLDVAGKIIANELMKSEPDNPANYVLLSKIHTESGNYHAAEEVRRVMQRRKLNKCYGFSKIEPELQIEDYQGKSWSPI; encoded by the coding sequence ATGAGATGGGTTAAACTAGGCCGTCGTGTTATAATGTCAAGGGCGTTGTCTTCCCGCTTAAACTTGGAGCTCGGCAATAAGCTGAAGGGTTTGGTGTCGGACCAATTCTACGATGAAGCATTGAGACTGTACAAGCTAAAGATTCATTCTTTAGGGACCAATGGCTTCACAGCTATTCTTCCTTCTGTCATCAAAGCTTGCGCTTTTCAACAAGAGCCTTTCTTACTTGGCGCACAGCTTCATTGCCTTTGTCTCAAAGCAGGTGCAGATTGTGATACAGTTGTTTCCAATTCTCTCATCTCTATGTATGCGAAATTCTCGAGAAAATATGCTGTACGTAAGGTATTCGATGAAATGCTTCACAGAGATACAGTTAGCTATTGTTCCATCATCAATAGTTGTTGCCAGGATGGGTTGTTGTATGAAGCGATGAAGTTGATTAAGGAGATgtatttttatggttttattcCCAAGTCCGAGCTGGTTGCATCTCTATTGGCTCTCTGCACTCGCATGGGAAGCAGCAGTAAGGTAGCAAGAATGTTTCAtgctcttgttcttgttgatgAGAGGATGCAGGAATCAGTTCTATTATCAACGGCTTTGGTTGATATGTACTTAAAGTTTGATGATCATGCGGCGGCTTTCCATGTGTTTGATCAGATGGAGGTGAAGAATGAGGTCTCATGGACTGCCATGATCTCCGGTTGTGTTGCAAATCAGAATTATGAAATGGGCGTTGATTTGTTTCGAGCAATGCAGAGAGAAAACTTGAGGCCCAATCGTGTCACACTGTTGTCTGTTTTACCTGCATGTGTAGAATTGAATTATGGCTCAAGTCTGGTGAAGGAGATTCATGGATTTTCTTTTCGTCATGGATGCCATGCTGACGAGCGGTTAACAGCTGCTTTTATGACCATGTACTGCAGATGTGGTAATGTAAGTCTCTCTAGGGTTCTTTTCGAAACATCAAAAGTGAGAGATGTTGTAATGTGGAGTTCAATGATTAGCGGCTATGCGGAGACTGGAGATTGCTCTGAAGTTATGAATCTGTTAAATCAAATGAGAAAAGAAGGAATTGAAGCCAACTCGGTTACTCTATTGGCAATTGTCTCAGCTTGTACCAATTCGACATTGTTGAGTTTTGCATCTACAGTCCATTCTCAAATCCTGAAATGTGGCTTCATGTCACATATCTTATTGGGAAACGCCCTCATAGATATGTATGCAAAGTGTGGCAGTCTTTCTGCAGCGCGTGAAGTATTTTATGAACTTACTGAGAAAGATCTTGTGTCATGGAGCTCAATGATTAACGCATACGGTCTTCATGGACATGGTTCAGAAGCTTTAGAAATCTTTAAAGGGATGATAAAAGGTGGACATGAAGTAGATGATATGGCGTTTCTTGCAATTTTATCGGCTTGCAACCATGCTGGCCTGGTAGAAGAAGCTCAAACCATATTCACACAAGCTGGGAAATACCACATGCCAGTCACATTGGAGCATTATGCTTGCTATATCAATCTTCTTGGCAGGTTTGGGAAGATTGACGATGCCTTTGAGGTCACAATAAATATGCCAATGAAACCAAGTGCCAGAATATGGAGTTCTCTGCTATCTGCTTGCGAGACTCATGGCAGGCTTGATGTTGCAGGAAAAATTATTGCAAACGAGCTAATGAAATCTGAACCCGATAATCCAGCCAATTATGTATTGCTTAGCAAGATTCACACAGAATCTGGTAACTACCATGCTGCAGAAGAAGTAAGGAGGGTTATGCAAAGACGGAAACTGAACAAATGCTACGGATTCAGTAAAATTGAACCTGAATTACAGATTGAAGATTACCAAGGAAAATCGTGGAGTCCTATATGA
- a CDS encoding Integrase-type DNA-binding superfamily protein (Integrase-type DNA-binding superfamily protein; FUNCTIONS IN: DNA binding, sequence-specific DNA binding transcription factor activity; INVOLVED IN: regulation of transcription, DNA-dependent; LOCATED IN: nucleus; EXPRESSED IN: 13 plant structures; EXPRESSED DURING: 8 growth stages; CONTAINS InterPro DOMAIN/s: DNA-binding, integrase-type (InterPro:IPR016177), Pathogenesis-related transcriptional factor/ERF, DNA-binding (InterPro:IPR001471); BEST Arabidopsis thaliana protein match is: Integrase-type DNA-binding superfamily protein (TAIR:AT1G19210.1); Has 30201 Blast hits to 17322 proteins in 780 species: Archae - 12; Bacteria - 1396; Metazoa - 17338; Fungi - 3422; Plants - 5037; Viruses - 0; Other Eukaryotes - 2996 (source: NCBI BLink).) has product MPPSPPKSPFISSSLKGAHEDRKFKCYRGVRKRSWGKWVSEIRVPKTGRRIWLGSYDAPEKAARAYDAALFCIRGEKGVYNFPTDKKPQLPEGSVRPLSKLDIQTIATNYASSVVHVPSHATTLPATTQVPSEVPASSDVSASTEITEMVDEYYLPTDATAESIFSVEDLQLDSFLMMDIDWINNLI; this is encoded by the coding sequence ATGCCACCCTCTCCTCCTAAATCTCCTTTTATTAGCTCTTCACTCAAAGGAGCTCATGAAGATCGCAAATTTAAATGCTATAGGGGTGTCCGAAAGAGGTCTTGGGGCAAATGGGTGTCTGAAATCAGAGTTCCAAAGACTGGACGACGAATATGGCTAGGTTCATACGATGCTCCAGAGAAGGCAGCTAGAGCCTATGATGCTGCTTTGTTCTGTATTAGGGGTGAGAAGGGAGTTTACAATTTTCCCACTGATAAAAAGCCGCAGCTTCCAGAAGGTTCTGTCCGGCCTCTGTCCAAGCTCGACATACAGACAATAGCAACAAACTATGCTTCATCAGTTGTGCATGTACCTTCCCATGCCACCACACTCCCGGCAACAACCCAGGTTCCCTCTGAAGTTCCTGCTTCCTCTGATGTTTCTGCTTCTACTGAGATTACAGAGATGGTCGATGAATATTATCTCCCAACCGATGCAACTGCAGAATCAATATTCTCAGTTGAAGACTTACAACTGGACAGTTTCCTCATGATGGACATTGATTGGATAAACAATCTAATCTGA
- a CDS encoding integral membrane metal-binding family protein (DUF2296) (Protein of unknown function (DUF2296); FUNCTIONS IN: molecular_function unknown; INVOLVED IN: biological_process unknown; LOCATED IN: cellular_component unknown; EXPRESSED IN: 24 plant structures; EXPRESSED DURING: 15 growth stages; CONTAINS InterPro DOMAIN/s: Protein of unknown function DUF2296 (InterPro:IPR019273); BEST Arabidopsis thaliana protein match is: Protein of unknown function (DUF2296) (TAIR:AT2G24330.1).) produces the protein MAQEQEGAVVEKGEPNDSSAAAVAATATATADSVKKKQNGFFSRLWNGIFRVRGDDFEKRLQYISREEATVLSRMKRRSISWRKLTRNLIVSSVLFEIIAVGYAILTTRTEDLDWRMRSFRILPMFILPAVSALAYSSIVSFSKMFDRRDQKTLEKLRAERLAKINELKERTNYYTTQQLIQAWHSHATKERSMFADLKRLTTACRAGANRIVLMQRYDPDPAAKAAAATVLASKLGADSGLKVYLGDESQLDPSSGKSNDMEVNQSRGLRNRRQPNTRPHGSGSTSTHHSDDESHHSGTSERFPGTTEQNQQMLVEHYSPQGYAAHDGSWISRIAALLVGEDPTQSYALICGNCRMHNGLARKEDFAYITYYCPHCNALNKPKHSEENVLLPAISASPITDSLPLIETSEVVNSSSSSSERGSSPTPEIKEEAAITETGTPS, from the exons ATGGCGCAGGAGCAGGAAGGAGCGGTCGTTGAGAAAGGTGAGCCGAATGATTCCTCCGCCGCTGCCGTGGCCGCAACCGCAACCGCAACCGCCGATAgcgtgaagaagaagcaaaatggATTCTTTTCGCGTTTGTGGAATGGGATATTTAGGGTTAGAGGTGACGATTTCGAGAAGAGACTTCAATACATCTCAAGGGAAGAAGCTACTGTTTTATCAAGGATGAAGCGTAGATCGATTTCATGGAGGAAACTCACCAGAAATCTCATCGTTTCCTCTGTATTATTCGAG ATAATTGCTGTGGGTTATGCGATCCTGACAACCAGAACGGAAGATTTGGATTGGAGAATGAGGAGTTTCCGGATCTTGCCAATGTTTATCTTACCTGCTGTTTCTGCTCTTGCTTATTCCTCAATCGTCAGCTTCTCAAAGATGT TTGACCGCAGAGATCAAAAGACCTTGGAAAAGCTTCGAGCTGAAAGGTTGGCGAAAATCAATGAACTTAAAGAAAGGACCAATTATTATACCACACAACAACTTATTCAG GCGTGGCATAGCCATGCAACGAAAGAGAGATCAATGTTTGCCGACTTGAAGAGGTTAACTACTGCATGTAGAGCTGGTGCTAACAGAATTGTTTTGATGCAGAGATATGACCCGGACCCAGCTGCAAAGGCAGCTGCCGCAACTGTCCTGGCATCCAAATTGGGTGCCGATTCAGGCTTGAAAGTATATTTAGGAGATGAATCCCAACTCGATCCATCCTCGGGCAAGAGCAATGACATGGAGGTTAACCAATCACGTGGGTTGAGGAATCGAAGGCAACCAAATACAAGACCCCACGGTTCTGGGAGCACTTCAACACATCATTCTGATGATGAGTCTCACCATTCTGGAACAAGCGAGAGATTTCCAGGCACCACAGAGCAAAACCAGCAGATGTTGGTTGAGCATTACAGCCCTCAGGGATATGCTGCTCATGATGGCAGTTGGATCTCACGCATTGCGGCTCTACTTGTGGGCGAAGATCCCACACAATCATATGCGCTCATTTGTGGAAACTGTCGTATGCACAATG GACTTGCTCGGAAAGAGGATTTTGCTTACATTACATACTATTGCCCTCACTGTAATGCTCTGAACAAACCGAAGCATTCAGAGGAGAATGTACTTCTTCCTGCTATTTCCGCTTCACCAATCACAGACTCTCTGCCACTGATTGAGACCAGCGAAGTGGTTAATAGCAGCAGCTCGAGTAGTGAACGTGGAAGTAGCCCCACTCCAGAAATAAAAGAGGAAGCTGCAATTACTGAGACCGGGACACCGAGCTGA
- a CDS encoding Biotin/lipoate A/B protein ligase family (Biotin/lipoate A/B protein ligase family; FUNCTIONS IN: lipoyltransferase activity, octanoyltransferase activity, catalytic activity; INVOLVED IN: protein modification process, lipoate biosynthetic process; LOCATED IN: cytoplasm; EXPRESSED IN: 22 plant structures; EXPRESSED DURING: 13 growth stages; CONTAINS InterPro DOMAIN/s: Octanoyltransferase, conserved site (InterPro:IPR020605), Octanoyltransferase (InterPro:IPR000544), Biotin/lipoate A/B protein ligase (InterPro:IPR004143); BEST Arabidopsis thaliana protein match is: Biotin/lipoate A/B protein ligase family (TAIR:AT1G47578.1); Has 30201 Blast hits to 17322 proteins in 780 species: Archae - 12; Bacteria - 1396; Metazoa - 17338; Fungi - 3422; Plants - 5037; Viruses - 0; Other Eukaryotes - 2996 (source: NCBI BLink).), which yields MELLNGVETLVSGIHHHHRTNAKRNRLVRSVKILNSGNHEIPRKCLCFDLYDKLVPYKKAWSWQKSIVEEKKTLIDRNQDCADTVILLQHSPVYTMGTASTEDYLNFDIKDAPFNVYRTERGGEVTYHGPGQLVMYPIINLRNHEMDLHWYLRMLEEIVIRVLSSTFSIKASRLDGLTGVWVGNQKVAAIGIRVSKWITYHGLALNVTTDLTPFNWIVPCGIRDRKVGNIKGLLEDGEHGMVDDLRLIDIVHESLLKEFSEAFQLQIEKQTVSDPNIL from the exons ATGGAGTTGCTGAATGGAGTAGAAACTCTAGTTTCGGGaattcatcatcaccatcgtACTAACGCGAAGAGAAACAGATTAGTTAGATCTGTCAAGATCTTAAACTCCGGGAATCATGAAATCCCCAGAAA GTGCCTGTGTTTTGATCTTTACGACAAATTGGTTCCATACAAGAAAGCTTGGTCATGGCAGAAGAGCATTGTCGAGGAGAAAAAGACATTGATTGATAGAAACCAAGACTGCGCTGATACAGTGATTTTGTTACAACACTCTCCTGTTTACACAATGGGAACTGCTAGTACAGAGGATTATCTCAATTTCGATATAAAGGATGCTCCTTTCAATGTTTATCGAACTGAACGTGGTGGCGAAGTCACTTACCATGGCCCTGGTCAG CTAGTTATGTATCCTATAATCAATCTTCGAAATCACGAGATGGATCTTCATTGGTACCTCAGGATGCTTGAAGAGATTGTCATCCGTGTGCTTTCCTCAACTTTCTCCATTAAAGCTTCTCGTCTTGACGGTTTAACTGGAGTTTGGGTTG GCAACCAAAAAGTGGCGGCGATAGGTATTCGTGTGTCGAAATGGATAACATATCATGGTTTAGCTCTTAATGTCACTACAGATCTAACACCATTCAACTGGATAGTTCCATGTGGGATTAGAGACCGGAAAGTTGGAAACATAAAGGGCTTGCTTGAAGATGGAGAACACGGAATGGTTGATGATTTGAGGTTGATCGATATAGTTCACGAGTCTTTACTAAAGGAATTCTCTGAAGCTTTCCAGCTTCAGATCGAAAAGCAAACAGTTTCAGATCCTAATATTCTGTAA
- a CDS encoding CemA-like proton extrusion protein-like protein (CemA-like proton extrusion protein-related; INVOLVED IN: biological_process unknown; LOCATED IN: integral to membrane, chloroplast; EXPRESSED IN: 22 plant structures; EXPRESSED DURING: 13 growth stages; CONTAINS InterPro DOMAIN/s: CemA (InterPro:IPR004282); BEST Arabidopsis thaliana protein match is: CemA-like proton extrusion protein-related (TAIR:ATCG00530.1); Has 30201 Blast hits to 17322 proteins in 780 species: Archae - 12; Bacteria - 1396; Metazoa - 17338; Fungi - 3422; Plants - 5037; Viruses - 0; Other Eukaryotes - 2996 (source: NCBI BLink).): protein MSLMSSSMVLCHCLSFSSQNPDPESSSSSLLRYKPCDSISLWGKRRKKLWRFVPSAEKNNSHTGNNNKRRRSWWQRFFFDDDGNWLGLRDDDIVDETTELAKDDEMSDEEKFETWKRRAEAIVELREGQEEIGDSGVVADVTKKWEDWIVDSDDSFVESWTRDSAGSDDNLELDELTIPDGGLVKMVRDMVLGAEEEDILYEDRIFRYASSKSAKFLAVLILIPWALDFLAHDYLLMPFLDRYVKTVPLAAQTLDVRRNQKLEMVKELNREKARYRLEVEIGKSPPLSDDDLWWEMRGKALELRDEWRLENRKAFANIWSDMVFGISLFVLLYANQGRVALLKFTGYKIINNISDTGKAFLIILITDIFLGYHSESGWETLLEIIMEHYGLEVEQSTITIFICLVPVIMDACVKLWLFKFLPRLSPRVSNIFQEMKRH from the exons ATGTCCTTGATGAGCTCGTCAATGGTCTTATGCCACTGCTTATCATTCAGTAGTCAAAACCCAGATcctgaatcatcatcatcttctcttcttcgttatAAGCCTTGTGATTCGATTTCGTTGTGGGgtaagagaaggaagaagctttGGAGATTTGTTCCCAGTGCGGAGAAGAATAACAGTCATACgggtaataataataagaggagaagaagctggTGGCAGAGgtttttctttgatgatgatgggaaTTGGCTTGGTTTGAGAGACGACGACATTGTTGATGAGACTACTGAGCTTGCAAAGGATGATGAGATGTCTGATGAAGAGAAATTCGAGACTTGGAAGAGACGAGCAGAGGCGATTGTCGAGCTACGGGAAGGTCAGGAGGAGATTGGGGATAGTGGTGTTGTTGCTGATGTGACCAAGAAATGGGAGGATTGGATTGTGGATTCAGATGATAGTTTTGTTGAGTCTTGGACCCGAGACTCTGCTGGTAGTGACGACAATTTAGAGCTTGATGAATTGACAATTCCAGATGGAGGGTTGGTTAAAATGGTGAGGGATATGGTTTTAGGtgcagaagaggaagatatTCTTTACGAAGACCGTATTTTTCGTTACGCTTCTTCAAAATCG GCAAAGTTTTTGGCGGTCTTAATTCTCATTCCATGGGCATTAGACTTTTTGGCTCATGATTATCTACTTATGCCCTTCTTAGACAG ATATGTGAAGACTGTACCACTTGCTGCCCAGACGCTTGATGTGAGACGAAATCAGAAGCTAGAAATGGTTAAGGAACTTAATAGAGAAAAAGCTAGGTACCGTCTTGAAGTTGAGATTGGCAAATCTCCGCCGCTTTCTGACGATGATTTATGGTGGGAGATGCGGGGTAAAGC TTTGGAACTGCGTGATGAGTGGAGACTAGAGAACCGGAAAGCATTTGCCAACATATGGTCTGATATGGTGTTTGGGATCTccttgtttgttcttttgtacGCCAATCAGGGTAGA GTAGCCTTGTTGAAATTTACAggatataaaatcataaacaacaTTTCAGACACGGGAAAGGCATTTCTCATCATCCTGATCACCGACATATTCTTGGG GTACCATTCTGAATCTGGATGGGAGACATTGTTAGAGATAATAATGGAACATTATGGTCTTGAAGTTGAGCAATCTACTATTACCATTTTTATCTGCCTAGTTCCCGTTATTATGGACGCTTGTGTTAAGCTCTGG CTGTTTAAGTTCCTTCCAAGACTGTCTCCGCGAGTTTCCAACATATTCCAGGAGATGAAACGTCACTGA